One segment of Anatilimnocola aggregata DNA contains the following:
- a CDS encoding TraR/DksA family transcriptional regulator, whose amino-acid sequence MKKTEAKEFKSMLVTLRARLRGDVSALADAALGMTRSESSGDLSRMPIHMADMGTDAFEQEFTLSLMEHDGTTLDQIEAALERIEGGLYGVCIECQAKIPKTRLQVLPQTPHCVKCAEKQPSR is encoded by the coding sequence ATGAAAAAGACCGAGGCTAAAGAGTTCAAGAGTATGCTCGTCACCCTCAGGGCCCGGCTGCGTGGCGATGTATCGGCCCTGGCCGATGCCGCTCTCGGCATGACCCGCAGCGAATCGAGCGGTGATTTATCCCGCATGCCCATTCACATGGCCGACATGGGAACCGATGCTTTCGAGCAAGAGTTCACCCTCAGCTTGATGGAGCACGACGGCACGACGCTCGATCAGATCGAAGCTGCCCTTGAGCGGATCGAGGGCGGGCTCTATGGTGTTTGCATCGAGTGCCAGGCCAAGATTCCCAAGACCCGGCTTCAAGTCCTTCCGCAGACTCCCCACTGTGTCAAGTGCGCCGAAAAGCAGCCGAGCCGCTAA
- a CDS encoding signal peptidase II, producing the protein MKSPRSSPHPAATMESAAARPLLPNDSLGKVPTSRYVVFFSIAIIGLIADLVTKQVLFAWLGLPQQDKYFWIVKDYVGFQTAVNRGALFGMGAGYWWLFSLLSVVAAVGIVVWLFYFRAAHDRLLNVALACVMAGIFGNLYDRLGLWDATGLAAEYEHGVRDWILFRYRQYTWPNFNIADCLLVCGAGMLMLHAWLGPRSAEELPTQQPIKKSQPS; encoded by the coding sequence ATGAAGTCGCCTCGCTCCTCTCCTCACCCGGCGGCCACAATGGAATCTGCCGCAGCCCGGCCCCTGCTGCCGAACGATTCGCTCGGCAAGGTTCCCACCAGCCGATATGTCGTTTTCTTTTCGATTGCGATCATCGGTCTGATTGCCGACCTCGTCACCAAGCAAGTGCTGTTCGCCTGGTTGGGCCTGCCCCAGCAAGACAAGTACTTTTGGATTGTGAAGGATTACGTCGGCTTTCAAACGGCCGTTAACCGTGGCGCGTTGTTCGGCATGGGTGCCGGCTATTGGTGGCTCTTCTCGCTGCTGTCTGTCGTCGCGGCCGTGGGAATTGTTGTTTGGCTGTTCTACTTCCGCGCGGCTCACGATCGTCTGCTGAACGTGGCGCTGGCCTGCGTGATGGCGGGGATCTTTGGCAACTTGTACGACCGCCTGGGATTGTGGGACGCGACGGGCTTGGCCGCTGAATACGAGCATGGCGTGCGGGATTGGATCCTGTTCCGCTACCGCCAATATACGTGGCCAAATTTCAACATTGCCGATTGCCTGCTGGTGTGCGGAGCGGGAATGTTGATGCTGCATGCCTGGCTGGGGCCTCGCTCGGCTGAAGAATTGCCGACGCAGCAGCCGATTAAAAAGTCACAACCATCGTGA
- a CDS encoding SpoIIAA family protein, with protein MSHDVRIIAASEFLQTTIEGRIDVASSEQILRQIAAACREHDQHHVLIDARQVPERSLSVIDLYELGSGLQRYGFDSSHRVAIVYLPQPDRIDTGERAKFLELVAVNRGTNLRVFDKVEDAWAWLSEEGSSGGGAELTTSPASAC; from the coding sequence ATGTCGCACGACGTGCGCATTATCGCCGCCAGCGAATTCCTGCAAACGACCATCGAAGGTCGCATCGACGTCGCTAGTAGCGAGCAGATTCTCAGGCAAATTGCCGCCGCCTGTCGCGAGCACGATCAACATCATGTGCTGATCGACGCACGGCAAGTTCCCGAGCGAAGCTTGTCGGTCATCGACCTCTACGAGTTGGGAAGTGGCCTGCAACGCTACGGCTTCGATTCGTCGCATCGCGTGGCAATTGTTTATCTGCCCCAGCCCGATCGGATAGACACTGGCGAGCGAGCCAAGTTCCTGGAACTGGTGGCAGTCAATCGTGGTACCAACCTGCGAGTCTTCGACAAGGTCGAAGATGCCTGGGCGTGGCTGAGCGAGGAAGGCTCTAGCGGTGGCGGAGCCGAGCTGACGACGAGTCCAGCTTCGGCCTGTTGA
- the rnc gene encoding ribonuclease III, with protein MSDDMPVIDNDTTDASPAVTVPETLLQRCERRIGYQFRNQALLRAALTHASGAEHRLASNERLEFLGDAILGFVVCDVLFQQFPDYLEGDLTKVKSVVVSRQTCAKVSEALGLQEFLVLGKGMSSHPSVPPSLLADVFESLIAAIYLDGGEPAARQFVTAFIAPELELAAAGELGGNYKSLLQQLAQREFGSTPTYHLLDEKGPDHSKCFKIVAQVGGQRYQGAWGRNKKEAEQRAACNALSEIKGESATYPSD; from the coding sequence ATGTCTGATGATATGCCCGTCATTGATAACGATACTACCGACGCCTCTCCGGCGGTCACGGTTCCCGAAACGCTGCTCCAACGGTGCGAACGCCGCATCGGCTATCAGTTTCGCAATCAGGCGCTGCTGCGCGCCGCACTCACACACGCTTCGGGCGCTGAGCATCGGCTGGCCTCGAATGAGCGGCTCGAGTTCCTCGGCGATGCCATCCTGGGCTTCGTCGTGTGCGATGTTTTATTTCAGCAGTTTCCCGACTATCTCGAAGGTGATTTGACCAAGGTCAAGTCGGTCGTGGTTAGCCGGCAAACGTGTGCGAAGGTCAGCGAAGCACTCGGATTGCAGGAGTTCCTCGTCCTTGGCAAAGGAATGTCGAGCCATCCTTCGGTTCCGCCCTCGCTGCTGGCCGATGTGTTTGAATCGTTGATCGCGGCGATCTATCTCGATGGTGGCGAACCGGCTGCCCGGCAGTTTGTCACCGCCTTCATCGCGCCCGAATTGGAACTCGCCGCGGCGGGCGAGCTCGGCGGCAACTACAAGTCGCTGCTGCAGCAATTGGCTCAGCGCGAATTCGGCAGCACACCCACTTATCACTTGCTCGACGAAAAAGGCCCGGACCACAGCAAGTGCTTCAAGATCGTGGCTCAAGTCGGCGGCCAGCGTTATCAAGGGGCTTGGGGCCGCAACAAGAAGGAAGCTGAGCAACGCGCCGCTTGCAACGCCCTGTCCGAAATCAAGGGGGAGTCCGCAACCTATCCATCCGACTAA
- a CDS encoding D-2-hydroxyacid dehydrogenase, which produces MRIVLCYPVEERHLLQIQAAAPGCEVCNAGQEHIAEELLAADIFCGHAKVPVPWPQVVKQGRLQWIQSSAAGLDHCLTPEVIDSPIIVTSASGLFADQVAEQTFALLLGLLRSLPTFFRAQQKFDFTRRPTGDLHHKTVGIVGLGGNGTRIAEVLRPWKVRILATDMFTDEKPDCVDELWPADQLPQLLQACDIVIVCVPLNADTHHLLGAREFAQMKKGSVLINVARGPVVDEAALVAALQAGQLAGAGLDVTEIEPLPKESPLWTLPNVIITPHVGAQAKRRVDDSTDLICENLRRYLTGKSLLNKVDKRLGYPTPAARRGD; this is translated from the coding sequence ATGCGCATCGTGCTGTGTTACCCAGTTGAAGAGCGTCACTTACTCCAAATCCAAGCAGCCGCGCCGGGCTGCGAGGTTTGCAACGCCGGTCAGGAACATATCGCCGAGGAACTCCTCGCCGCCGATATTTTTTGCGGCCACGCCAAGGTTCCCGTCCCTTGGCCGCAGGTGGTGAAGCAAGGACGACTGCAGTGGATTCAATCCTCGGCAGCGGGCCTCGATCATTGCCTCACGCCCGAAGTCATCGACTCGCCGATCATCGTCACGAGTGCCTCGGGGCTGTTCGCCGACCAGGTTGCCGAGCAAACGTTCGCCCTGCTGCTAGGACTGCTGCGCAGTTTGCCGACGTTCTTTCGCGCGCAACAGAAGTTCGATTTCACTCGGCGGCCGACTGGCGACCTGCACCACAAAACGGTCGGCATTGTGGGGCTCGGTGGCAACGGCACGCGCATCGCCGAAGTGCTGCGACCGTGGAAGGTGCGGATCTTGGCGACCGATATGTTCACCGACGAGAAACCCGACTGCGTCGACGAACTGTGGCCCGCCGATCAACTGCCGCAACTGCTGCAGGCTTGCGACATTGTCATTGTGTGTGTGCCGCTGAATGCCGATACGCATCACCTGCTCGGCGCGCGTGAGTTCGCCCAGATGAAAAAGGGCTCGGTATTGATTAACGTCGCCCGCGGACCTGTCGTCGACGAAGCCGCATTGGTCGCGGCGCTACAAGCGGGTCAGTTGGCGGGGGCGGGGCTCGACGTTACCGAAATCGAGCCGCTGCCAAAAGAAAGCCCGCTGTGGACGTTGCCCAACGTCATCATCACTCCGCATGTCGGTGCCCAGGCCAAGCGGCGGGTGGACGATAGTACCGATTTGATCTGCGAGAACCTGCGGCGCTATCTGACGGGCAAGTCGCTGCTGAATAAAGTCGATAAGCGGCTGGGTTATCCCACGCCAGCTGCACGGCGGGGCGATTAA
- a CDS encoding Do family serine endopeptidase: MQKAVSSTFSRWAFGSALTVGTLSAAGYFLNSVDSLTAQTSPPAVTASPHAKENLTHANALSQAFRASSNRVLPAVVSIQNVVQPKLVQREIPRRSPRQVPPGMQRPGMEELDPLLKRFFGDMPDLEDMQPQQPGGRESSGSGVIIDSSGIILTNNHVVAGGGKLRVKMHDGREFDVVDVKTDPSTDLAVIKIKSSVPLPYAVLGDSDQMMIGDWVLALGQPFGLQDTVTAGIISAKGRDIGITRHNEFLQTDAAINPGNSGGPLVNLQGEVVGINTAISSSSGGFQGIGFAVPVNVAKWVSTQLLKDGAVHRGYLGVGIQPVDQALAEQLGLSTSQGALITDVQPDSPAAAAGMMPQDVVVEFAGQPVHSPRQLQAVVGRAPLGTKQPLVVLRDGKKVTLQVSVREQPKGYGEVAKQDEPEAKPSESSSFDELGLNVSPLTPAVAKQLGVKVEQGVVVTDVEQGSVAAQAGLDEGDVITQVGRTPVNNVEEFRAAVKTADLSKGVMLLVKGAEGSRFVVLKK; encoded by the coding sequence ATGCAGAAGGCGGTTTCAAGTACATTTTCGCGTTGGGCATTTGGCTCGGCGCTAACCGTCGGCACTCTAAGCGCCGCGGGATATTTTTTGAACTCGGTCGATTCACTGACCGCGCAAACGTCGCCACCGGCTGTTACGGCATCGCCGCATGCGAAGGAAAATCTGACGCATGCCAACGCCCTGTCGCAAGCCTTTCGCGCTTCTTCGAATCGCGTGTTGCCGGCCGTCGTATCCATTCAAAACGTCGTGCAGCCGAAACTGGTGCAGCGCGAAATTCCGCGCCGTTCACCGCGCCAGGTTCCACCCGGCATGCAACGCCCGGGAATGGAAGAACTCGATCCACTGCTGAAGCGGTTCTTCGGGGACATGCCCGATCTGGAAGACATGCAACCACAACAACCGGGCGGCCGTGAGAGCAGCGGTTCGGGCGTCATCATCGATAGCAGCGGTATCATTCTTACCAATAACCACGTGGTGGCCGGTGGCGGCAAGCTACGGGTCAAAATGCACGATGGTCGCGAGTTCGACGTTGTCGATGTGAAGACCGACCCCAGCACTGACCTGGCGGTCATCAAGATCAAGTCGAGCGTCCCGCTGCCGTACGCAGTGCTGGGCGATAGCGATCAGATGATGATTGGCGATTGGGTGTTGGCCCTCGGTCAACCCTTCGGCCTGCAAGACACCGTTACGGCCGGGATTATCTCGGCCAAGGGTCGCGACATCGGGATTACTCGACACAACGAGTTCCTGCAAACCGATGCCGCGATTAACCCAGGGAACAGCGGTGGCCCACTCGTGAACCTGCAGGGCGAAGTCGTTGGCATCAACACGGCTATCAGCTCGAGCAGTGGCGGCTTCCAAGGTATTGGCTTCGCCGTACCGGTGAACGTCGCTAAGTGGGTCAGCACACAGTTGCTCAAGGATGGAGCAGTCCATCGTGGGTACCTCGGCGTGGGCATTCAGCCCGTCGACCAGGCGCTCGCCGAACAACTGGGACTCAGCACTTCGCAAGGAGCGCTGATCACTGATGTGCAGCCCGATTCGCCCGCTGCTGCGGCTGGAATGATGCCGCAAGACGTGGTGGTGGAGTTCGCCGGCCAGCCGGTCCACAGCCCACGTCAACTGCAAGCCGTGGTGGGTCGTGCTCCGCTGGGGACTAAGCAGCCGCTCGTGGTGCTCCGCGACGGCAAGAAGGTGACTTTGCAAGTCAGCGTTCGCGAACAACCCAAGGGTTATGGCGAAGTGGCAAAGCAAGACGAACCTGAAGCCAAGCCCAGCGAGTCGTCCTCGTTCGACGAACTCGGCCTGAACGTCAGCCCGCTGACACCGGCTGTCGCCAAACAGTTGGGTGTGAAGGTCGAGCAAGGAGTCGTCGTCACCGACGTCGAGCAGGGGAGCGTCGCCGCTCAAGCTGGCTTGGACGAAGGTGATGTGATCACGCAAGTTGGCCGCACGCCGGTCAACAACGTTGAAGAGTTTCGTGCCGCGGTGAAGACGGCTGACCTTTCGAAGGGAGTCATGCTCCTCGTCAAAGGTGCCGAAGGCTCGCGGTTTGTCGTGCTGAAGAAGTAA